A genomic region of bacterium contains the following coding sequences:
- the era gene encoding GTPase Era yields the protein MKTKEFKCGYVSIIGKPNVGKSTLLNTFLEEKLSIVSSKPQTTRHRILGILNEEDYQIIFSDTPGIIIPKYKLQKEMVKLSYQALKEADITLLLGEPKNIEETVGDLLKEQDSFPENTLLVINKIDLIKKEDLLLLIKRVKNLYDFTHFIPISALLNDGVRGLLKIVIELLPIHEPFYSPDTLTPHPERFFSSEIIREKIFNLYGEEIPYFTTVIIEEFKEREKGKDYIRGIIFVERDSQKKILIGKKGEALKKVGKEARLDIEYLLGREVYLELYVKVKKGWRDNKNILKELGY from the coding sequence ACTCTTTTAAATACCTTCTTGGAAGAAAAACTATCTATTGTTTCTTCAAAGCCACAAACTACTCGGCATCGTATTTTAGGTATCTTAAATGAAGAAGATTATCAAATTATCTTCTCAGATACTCCAGGAATTATTATCCCTAAGTATAAACTCCAAAAAGAGATGGTTAAGCTATCTTATCAAGCCTTAAAAGAAGCTGATATAACTTTGTTATTAGGAGAACCTAAAAACATAGAAGAGACAGTTGGCGATCTTTTAAAAGAGCAAGATTCTTTTCCTGAAAACACACTCTTAGTTATTAATAAGATTGATTTAATTAAAAAAGAAGACCTTTTGCTTTTAATAAAAAGAGTAAAAAATTTATATGATTTTACTCATTTTATTCCTATTTCTGCTCTTTTAAATGATGGAGTAAGGGGGTTATTAAAGATAGTGATAGAACTTCTTCCTATCCATGAACCTTTTTATTCTCCCGATACCTTGACGCCTCATCCAGAACGATTTTTTTCTTCTGAGATTATTAGAGAAAAGATATTTAATTTATATGGAGAAGAAATTCCGTATTTTACTACGGTGATCATCGAAGAATTTAAAGAGAGAGAGAAAGGGAAAGATTATATTAGAGGTATAATTTTTGTAGAGAGAGATTCCCAGAAGAAGATCTTAATTGGCAAAAAAGGAGAAGCTTTAAAGAAGGTGGGGAAAGAGGCTCGCTTAGACATTGAATACTTGTTAGGAAGAGAGGTTTATTTAGAGCTATATGTAAAAGTGAAGAAAGGCTGGCGCGATAATAAGAATATTTTAAAAGAATTAGGATATTAA